The Candidatus Manganitrophus noduliformans genome includes a window with the following:
- a CDS encoding DUF6519 domain-containing protein, whose amino-acid sequence MTQSISRDSFNELKNYLGVYLQQGRVILDADWNENQDIFVSFLRRMSREAIGDGSPNRGFAVDPIFPLPMETLVEKATPPGGGSPNLEQCAGEVCSAIMVEAIRLIFSMIFGPLLFFLNFPGKKFDDMESLEGFILSSPQGTLRIGKDGPYEGKGFLRLSGHAGTVTITKTFTNLKDLSADEVLTFRYRLNQQSAGTIKFFLEDDDGNRTVWLTQNSGAAKEVWVAGFAAPLDVSFHITTDDLPDAGRNQSYSGGTIFSFGGATPITWSVSSGSLPAGLTLAPSGSGDNSKSAKISGTPTTAGSSTFTVQAVDNNGVVATKVFTLQVLDPAPAQPPIPPINPADLIAALVKFELPTGTPADLTQIRKYGFEVYQDGTNPLVWDFDDLRIAGENLLETIGVNNFIIRGSEFSEFLGIFSLFGMFGALSEEEEEGGGGGGGGGEDEGLANLLELMNTQFEFTHPSIENAGRMYVAGFPCVLVRDTLYSEQADPNDPSLASPPAGEVRKDMVYLDVWQEPVTYVEDPEIREIALGGPDTTTRLRVKYRVRVNQGGGLPEGQGIGKGTLATEGVYTGEANRLYRIEIDTAGNIGTATFRWSDDNASTIGRVIAPIPAGSKEVVVEDASAFHPGELILISKEFGSEMHQIQSVFGNVITLNDPVGGQLSLLPAASKVLNFTGFSMEDRPKIARWNAFKVPIPADPADSTVSAAIPLNDGVAIRFGGNQMRRGDDWIFKTRFLAGDEPSGINPETRIEPLSFVLPHGVRHYYAPLAILTRDGDAPEPDKILDFQDKRQRAGNASTVDKPIADLSAFTGEDTDHFLGGIVLPPASKGSKFLVFWSGELFLTGAVPNNSHLEIRAAFYNDEMTDPTTEPDKGKIQDKTMKIPLRRKQTGVEIPIQMLFVNSDAGFLFVPNSFVPTSVQLFARVDQNGFSVELVNMRLTVLELKKSF is encoded by the coding sequence ATGACCCAATCGATTTCGCGCGACAGCTTCAACGAGCTTAAAAATTATCTGGGGGTCTACCTCCAGCAGGGGCGGGTGATCCTCGACGCCGACTGGAACGAGAACCAGGATATCTTCGTCTCGTTCCTCCGGCGGATGAGCCGCGAGGCGATCGGCGACGGGAGTCCCAATCGGGGGTTTGCCGTCGATCCGATCTTCCCCCTCCCGATGGAAACGCTGGTCGAGAAAGCGACCCCGCCGGGGGGAGGCAGTCCTAACCTGGAGCAGTGCGCCGGCGAGGTCTGCAGCGCGATCATGGTTGAAGCGATCCGGCTCATCTTCAGCATGATCTTCGGCCCGCTTCTTTTCTTCCTCAACTTTCCCGGCAAGAAGTTCGACGATATGGAGTCGCTCGAAGGTTTTATCCTCTCCTCCCCGCAGGGGACCCTGCGGATCGGAAAAGACGGCCCTTACGAGGGAAAGGGTTTCTTGAGGCTCTCCGGCCATGCCGGGACGGTCACGATCACCAAGACCTTCACCAATCTGAAAGACCTCTCGGCGGATGAAGTCCTCACCTTCCGTTACCGGTTGAACCAGCAGTCGGCCGGGACGATCAAGTTTTTCCTCGAAGACGACGACGGCAACCGGACCGTCTGGTTGACACAGAACAGCGGGGCGGCCAAAGAGGTCTGGGTGGCCGGGTTCGCCGCCCCCCTCGATGTCAGCTTCCACATCACCACCGATGATCTTCCCGACGCGGGGCGGAATCAAAGCTACAGCGGGGGGACGATCTTCAGCTTCGGCGGGGCGACCCCGATCACCTGGTCGGTTTCATCGGGGAGTCTGCCGGCGGGTTTGACCTTGGCGCCGTCGGGCAGCGGCGACAACTCAAAGAGCGCAAAAATCAGCGGCACCCCGACCACCGCCGGCAGCTCCACCTTTACCGTCCAGGCGGTCGACAATAACGGGGTGGTCGCGACGAAGGTTTTTACATTGCAAGTGCTCGATCCCGCGCCGGCCCAGCCCCCCATTCCGCCGATCAATCCGGCCGACCTGATCGCCGCGCTCGTCAAATTCGAGCTTCCGACCGGCACCCCGGCCGATCTGACGCAGATCCGGAAATACGGCTTCGAGGTCTACCAAGACGGGACGAACCCGTTGGTGTGGGATTTCGACGATCTTCGAATCGCCGGCGAAAATCTTCTGGAGACGATCGGGGTCAACAACTTCATTATCCGGGGCTCGGAGTTTTCCGAGTTCCTCGGGATCTTCTCCCTCTTCGGGATGTTCGGCGCGCTGAGCGAGGAAGAAGAGGAGGGGGGGGGCGGAGGAGGGGGCGGCGGAGAGGACGAAGGGCTGGCCAATCTTCTGGAGCTGATGAACACCCAGTTCGAGTTTACCCATCCCAGCATTGAAAACGCCGGACGGATGTATGTCGCCGGGTTTCCCTGCGTCCTGGTCAGGGACACCCTCTACTCCGAACAGGCCGATCCGAACGATCCGTCGCTGGCGTCTCCCCCCGCCGGGGAGGTTCGGAAGGACATGGTCTACCTCGACGTCTGGCAGGAGCCGGTAACCTATGTGGAAGATCCCGAGATCCGCGAGATCGCCCTGGGCGGCCCCGACACGACGACCCGCCTTCGCGTGAAATACCGGGTCCGGGTGAATCAGGGAGGGGGGCTTCCGGAGGGGCAGGGGATCGGGAAGGGGACCCTTGCGACGGAAGGGGTTTACACCGGCGAGGCGAACCGCCTTTATCGAATCGAGATCGATACGGCGGGCAACATCGGCACGGCGACCTTCCGCTGGTCGGACGACAATGCTTCGACGATCGGGCGGGTGATCGCGCCGATCCCGGCGGGATCGAAGGAGGTCGTCGTCGAAGATGCGTCGGCGTTTCATCCGGGCGAGCTGATCCTGATCTCGAAAGAGTTCGGAAGCGAGATGCACCAAATCCAATCGGTCTTCGGAAATGTGATCACGCTGAACGATCCGGTCGGCGGGCAGCTCTCGCTGCTGCCGGCGGCGTCGAAGGTGCTCAACTTCACCGGGTTCTCGATGGAAGACCGGCCGAAGATCGCGCGGTGGAACGCCTTTAAAGTTCCGATCCCCGCCGACCCAGCCGATTCGACGGTTTCCGCGGCGATCCCGTTGAACGACGGGGTGGCGATCCGGTTCGGCGGAAACCAGATGCGCCGGGGCGATGACTGGATCTTCAAGACCCGCTTCCTCGCCGGGGATGAGCCGTCGGGGATCAACCCGGAGACCCGGATCGAGCCGTTGAGCTTCGTGCTGCCGCACGGTGTCCGGCACTACTATGCGCCGCTCGCGATCTTGACCCGCGACGGCGATGCGCCCGAGCCGGACAAGATCCTCGATTTCCAAGACAAACGGCAGCGGGCGGGGAATGCCTCCACCGTCGATAAGCCGATCGCGGATCTTTCCGCCTTTACCGGGGAGGATACCGATCATTTCCTGGGAGGGATCGTCCTTCCTCCGGCCTCGAAGGGGAGCAAGTTTTTGGTCTTCTGGTCGGGGGAGCTCTTCCTTACCGGGGCGGTGCCGAACAACTCGCACCTGGAGATCCGGGCCGCTTTTTACAATGACGAGATGACCGATCCGACGACCGAACCGGACAAGGGGAAGATCCAGGACAAGACGATGAAGATCCCGCTCCGGCGGAAGCAGACCGGCGTGGAGATCCCGATCCAGATGCTCTTCGTCAACAGCGACGCCGGATTCCTCTTTGTGCCGAACAGCTTTGTCCCGACGTCGGTCCAGCTTTTCGCCCGGGTGGACCAGAACGGCTTCAGCGTGGAGCTGGTGAACATGCGTCTGACGGTGTTAGAGTTGAAGAAGAGTTTTTGA
- a CDS encoding GPW/gp25 family protein: MAPYLGNLKSNEFHDLANQKAQCQISEILMQKSFTPDTAGQAVAEGFEPCFFCIGTFADLGLSPLGAPITSPSDLTGQDEGAGMVLLEWTYADDIEAQKIAFDLFSSPDPLDPFRTLRAGNLKVTSALIPGFAEGGHYYFTVIARRGGAYSLPSKTIPLFVQPVQAPIFTSPGGGGPPSVPSGLGFPFRIDGTGGVYAQGGDPLLRGKILQLLLTSPGERVNLPEYGTRLRDLVFDPNNDILAATTEFMVNRALQRYLGDELQVDQVSVAAESEGSTLQVEIIYVRKADLRMERLRIGLPIP; this comes from the coding sequence ATGGCCCCTTATCTCGGCAATCTGAAGAGCAACGAGTTTCACGATCTGGCGAACCAGAAAGCGCAGTGCCAGATTTCGGAAATTTTGATGCAGAAGTCCTTCACCCCGGATACGGCGGGGCAGGCGGTCGCCGAGGGATTTGAGCCGTGCTTTTTCTGCATCGGGACGTTCGCCGATCTGGGGTTGTCCCCCTTGGGCGCGCCGATCACATCCCCTTCCGATCTGACCGGCCAAGACGAGGGGGCCGGCATGGTCTTGCTGGAGTGGACTTACGCCGACGACATCGAAGCGCAAAAAATCGCGTTTGACCTCTTCTCCAGCCCCGACCCGCTCGATCCCTTCCGGACGCTTCGCGCCGGGAATCTCAAAGTCACCTCGGCGTTGATCCCCGGCTTTGCAGAGGGGGGGCATTATTACTTCACGGTGATCGCCCGGCGGGGAGGCGCCTACAGTCTTCCCTCGAAAACGATTCCTCTTTTCGTTCAGCCGGTTCAGGCGCCGATCTTCACCTCCCCCGGAGGGGGCGGGCCGCCGTCAGTTCCGAGCGGGCTCGGCTTTCCGTTCCGGATCGATGGGACCGGCGGGGTCTACGCCCAGGGGGGCGATCCGCTGCTGCGGGGGAAGATCCTCCAACTGCTTCTGACGTCGCCGGGGGAGCGGGTGAACCTGCCGGAGTACGGAACCCGCTTGCGCGATCTGGTCTTCGATCCGAACAACGACATCCTGGCGGCGACGACCGAGTTCATGGTCAACCGGGCGCTCCAGCGCTATCTGGGGGACGAGCTTCAAGTCGATCAGGTCTCCGTTGCCGCAGAAAGCGAAGGAAGCACGCTGCAGGTCGAAATCATCTACGTCCGGAAAGCCGATCTGCGGATGGAACGGTTGCGGATCGGGCTGCCGATTCCATAG